From one Nycticebus coucang isolate mNycCou1 chromosome 14, mNycCou1.pri, whole genome shotgun sequence genomic stretch:
- the LOC128565204 gene encoding olfactory receptor 52H1-like produces MYNLSCYKPSSFILVGIPGLEKFHMWIGIPFFIIYAVAIVGNSILLYLIAAERSLHKPMFFFLSMLTTTDLILSTATVPKLLSNFWLGSQEITFSGCLTQMFFLHFSFVADSAILLAMAFDRYLAICFPLRYSTILTPQVALKLAVSIIVRSFSVILPAVFLLKRLPFCRTRVITHTYCEHIGVARLSSADISVNIWYGFCVPLMTVISDVIFIAVSYAFILHAVFQLSSQGARQKALSTCGSHVCVILMFYTPAFFSILAHRFGHSVPRNVLILFANLYVSIPPALNPVVYGVKTKQIRDKFILLFSLKQSQ; encoded by the coding sequence ATGTATAATTTGAGCTGTTACAAACCCAGCTCCTTTATTCTTGTTGGAATACCTGGCCTGGAGAAGTTCCACATGTGGATTGGGATTCCCTTTTTTATCATTTATGCTGTGGCTATTGTGGGCAATAGCATCCTGCTCTATCTCATTGCAGCTGAGCGCAGCCTCCACAAGCCcatgtttttcttcctctccatgCTGACCACTACCGACCTCATCCTGTCCACTGCCACAGTGCCCAAACTGCTCAGTAACTTCTGGCTTGGCTCCCAAGAAATAACCTTCTCTGGTTGTCTCACTCAGATGTTTTTTCTGCACTTCAGCTTTGTGGCGGACTCAGCCATCCTCCTGGCCATGGCATTTGATCGCTACTTGGCCATCTGCTTTCCCCTGAGATATTCCACCATTCTCACTCCGCAGGTGGCCCTCAAGCTTGCAGTAAGCATCATTGTGAGGAGCTTCTCTGTCATCCTGCCCGCTGTTTTCCTTCTAAAACGGCTACCCTTTTGCAGGACACGTGtcatcacacacacatactgtgAGCATATAGGTGTTGCACGTCTGTCTTCTGCTGACATCTCCGTCAACATCTGGTATGGATTTTGTGTACCTCTCATGACTGTCATCTCAGATGTGATCTTCATTGCTGTTTCCTATGCCTTCATCCTCCATGCTGTCTTTCAGCTTTCGTCCCAGGGTGCCCGCCAAAAGGCCCTCAGTACTTGCGGCTCCCATGTCTGTGTTATCCTCATGTTTTACACGCCTGCCTTCTTCTCCATCCTTGCTCATCGCTTTGGGCACAGTGTCCCTAGAAATGTGCTGATCCTATTTGCTAACCTCTATGTGTCCATCCCTCCTGCTCTGAATCCTGTTGTTTATGGAGTGAAGACAAAGCAGATCCGGGACAAATttattctcctcttttctttgaaGCAGTCACAATGA